One region of Miscanthus floridulus cultivar M001 chromosome 19, ASM1932011v1, whole genome shotgun sequence genomic DNA includes:
- the LOC136525798 gene encoding E3 ubiquitin-protein ligase RING1-like: MSTGAGGGVRGRRRRTWRLYWCYVCGRTVRAVSYPTSDVFCPRCFGRFLHEIDLPAPRPVVPPADQFFQPPFLPYDGPRRWVIYTGDARDPTADADTPLPRRPRRVPSPPPALATRRPDEDYDVDAPPPPPVVGWDEFFIGPNLNALIERLTQDDRPGPAPAPESAIDSLPTVQVSPAHLSDGSQCPVCKEEFELGEAARELPCKHAYHTDCIVPWLRLHNSCPVCRQELPQQPADGAQEGGGHEEGSGETEAPAPGPVVMAGWGPLAWLPLPRGPDGDGWVRNEANDGDADAGGGGACAPAILQSFVVVAACFVVLSFFV; encoded by the coding sequence ATGTCCACGGGCGCGGGCGGAGGCGTGCGAGGACGGCGCCGGCGAACGTGGCGCTTGTACTGGTGCTACGTGTGCGGCCGCACGGTGCGCGCCGTCTCGTACCCGACGTCGGACGTCTTCTGCCCGCGCTGCTTCGGCCGCTTCCTGCACGAGATCGACCTGCCCGCGCCGCGGCCTGTGGTCCCGCCGGCCGACCAGTTCTTCCAGCCGCCGTTCCTCCCGTACGACGGGCCCCGCCGCTGGGTCATATACACCGGCGACGCCAGGGACCCCACGGCCGACGCGGACACGCCGCTCCCTCGCCGCCCCCGGCGCGTCCCGTCCCCGCCGCCAGCGCTGGCGACACGGCGCCCGGACGAGGACTACGACGTCGAcgcgccaccgccacctcccGTCGTCGGCTGGGACGAGTTCTTCATCGGGCCTAACCTGAACGCGCTCATCGAGCGACTCACGCAGGACGACCGCCCcgggccggcgccggcgccagaGTCGGCCATCGACTCGCTCCCCACGGTGCAGGTCTCCCCGGCGCACCTGTCGGACGGCTCGCAGTGCCCCGTGTGCAAGGAGGAGTTCGAGCTCGGGGAGGCCGCGCGGGAGCTGCCGTGCAAGCACGCGTACCACACCGACTGCATCGTGCCGTGGCTCCGGCTCCACAATTCGTGCCCGGTCTGCCGACAGGAGCTGCCGCAGCAGCCGGCGGATGGGGCACAGGAGGGCGGCGGCCACGAAGAAGGAAGTGGCGAGACGGAGGCGCCGGCACCGGGGCCCGTGGTGATGGCCGGATGGGGGCCCCTGGCTTGGCTGCCATTGCCACGCGGGCCGGACGGGGACGGTTGGGTGAGGAATGAAGCGAACGACGGTGACGctgacgccggcggcggcggtgcttgtGCACCGGCTATCCTTCAGTCTTTTGTCGTCGTCGCTGCTTGCTTTGTCGTCCTCTCGTTCTTTGTTTGA
- the LOC136526994 gene encoding uncharacterized protein: protein MCHRMNSGLIADIMNPVNIPTTPSGFELHQTLQEHTFTERPTQKQSVHRQLFQDSNTDEEEQTSSEETNRNKTGHRQKKKGCLISRLHSQEVKDRRLQTGTKEQWTKRTLTTAPQMPQTKKQGKPVRAFVIWEGLASARYDPPSSLLATKEIACPNM, encoded by the exons ATGTGTCACAGGATGAACAGTGGTCTTATCGCTGATATTATGAACCCAGTTAATATTCCG ACAACTCCTTCGGGTTTCGAGCTTCATCAGACACTGCAGGAACACACTTTCACTGA GCGTCCTACACAAAAACAGTCTGTTCACAGGCAGCTATTCCAGGATAGCAACACCGATGAAGAG GAACAAACAAGTAGTGAAGAAACCAACAGAAACAAGACTGGACAccgccaaaaaaaaaaaggctgCCTCATTAGCCGACTCCACAGCCAAGAA GTCAAAGACAGAAGACTCCAAACAGGAACAAAAGAGCAGTGGACGAAACGAACGCTAACAACAGCACCGCAAATGCCCCAG ACAAAAAAACAAGGGAAACCAGTTCGTGCTTTTGTTATATGGGAAGGATTAGCTTCTGCACGCTATGACCCCCCATCTTCTCTGCTCGCAACAAAAGAGATAGCCTGTCCAAATATGTAG
- the LOC136525799 gene encoding uncharacterized protein, with translation MLDSHIRDYLLDELSTIFAKSGSSIRDFNLPQKTSSSYSLSTNHLIDEELSYHSVQLLHETSLSSTLNSDQLRAFNCIIDRVHNNKPGFFFVSGYGGTGKTYLWTCIVTHLRALRKIVLTVASSGIASLLLLGVCDIKRGSMLAELIEATSLIIWDEALMTNRRAFEALDRTLRDVQSTHFPDAAAVPFGGKVVVLGVLHLTENMRLSSSSEGLDAQKDLADFSKWILDVGEGNIEAVAKEGETEASWIRIPDDLLLMTEDDKLSCIVDSIYPDLQIHYWNEAYLRERAILTPTNDVAAAVNDHIVSLLPETQEEYLSADSVSKSTGGHKSYDLLYPVEFLNSLNGNNFPPTDYF, from the exons ATGCTTGACAGTCATATTAGAGACTACTTGCTCGATGAATTGTCAACAATATTTGCCAAAAGTGGTTCTAGCATTCGTGACTTCAACCTGCCACAAAAAACCAGCTCCAGTTATTCTTTATCTACAAACCATCTCATTGATGAAGAGCTGTCATACCATTCTGTTCAGTTGTTGCATGAGACCAGCCTGTCATCCACTCTGAATTCTGACCAACTTCGGGCCTTCAACTGTATAATTGACAGGGTGCACAACAATAAGCCCGGTTTTTTCTTTGTCTCTGGTTATGGAGGCACAGGAAAGACCTATCTATGGACATGTATAGTCACCCATCTAAGAGCGCTAAGAAAGATTGTTCTTACTGTTGCCTCTTCGGGAATAGCTTCTCTGCTGCTGCtggggg TTTGTGACATTAAAAGAGGGTCCATGCTGGCAGAGCTAATAGAGGCAACATCACTGATAATATGGGATgaagctctaatgactaatagaAGAGCTTTTGAAGCTTTGGATAGGACTCTTCGCGATGTGCAGTCTACTCATTTCCCAGATGCTGCTGCTGTACCGTTTGGTGGAAAGGTTGTAGTGCTCGGTG TTCTGCACTTAACAGAGAATATGCGTCTGTCATCATCGAGCGAAGGTTTAGATGCCCAGAAAGATTTAGCTGATTTTAGCAAATGGATATTAGATGTCGGTGAAGGCAATATAGAGGCTGTGGCAAAGGAAGGGGAAACTGAAGCTTCATGGATTAGGATACCAGATGATTTACTTCTTATGACTGAAGATGATAAGTTATCTTGCATAGTTGATTCTATTTACCCAGATTTGCAGATACATTATTGGAACGAAGCGTATCTTAGAGAGCGAGCTATTTTAACACCTACAAATGATGTAGCAGCGGCAGTCAATGACCACATTGTGTCTTTATTACCAGAGACACAAGAAGAGTACCTCAGTGCTGATAGCGTATCAAAGTCCACAGGTGGCCACAAATCTTATGATTTATTATATCCTGTTGAATTCTTGAATTCCTTAAATGGAAACAATTTCCCACCCACAGATTACTTCTGA
- the LOC136525800 gene encoding uncharacterized protein has translation MESIQSISDAVNRGCIDGNEMGKLTVLPPSFTGGRRYMIQNYHDAIAICREYGPPDFFVTFTCNPKWLEIVEGILEAGQRPTDRTDIIVTVFNMKLEELLDDIRKGHAFGPCDAVLHTVEFQKRGLPHGHIILWTSTDTLQLTPTLIDSFVSAQIPDPKIDPLGYALVSEHMVHGPCGKYNVSCPCMKNGKCSKFFPKRYQEETCVDADGFAIYKCCQNDLYIDKGGLQLDNKWVVPHNISLLKKYQAHINVEWCNKTTFVNYLFKYVTKGADCSKVYLQRVRNAEDTPYDKETETVNEIKEYLDCRYICEQDTCWRVFGFDIHRHYPSVERMPVHLPNDNFITFSAKAKMDRVLSQEFLRKTMLTEWFIANQLHPEARELTYCQFPSKWRWEAKSRSWEKRCHHRPKICRLGYVHPSAVERFYLRMLLLVVKGALSFTDLRYHNGIQHPTFKEACRSRGLLGDDQEWYNAFDEAAAGATSAQLQNLFVTMILFCEVGDEYAFFEKVWRLLADDIQYQFRDIVGHKNYQMLDSHIRDYLLDELSTIFAKSGSK, from the exons ATGGAAAGCATCCAAAGTATATCCGATGCTGTTAACCGTGGTTGCATAGATGGCAATGAAATGGGCAAGCTGACTGTGCTGCCTCCATCATTCACAGGTGGTCGGCGCTACATGATTCAGAATTATCATGATGCAATAGCTATATGCAGAGAGTATGGCCCGCCCGATTTCTTTGTCACTTTTACGTGCAATCCTAAATGGCTAGAAATTGTTGAAGGTATCCTTGAAGCAGGGCAGAGACCAACTGATAGAACCGATATTATTGTTACAGTCTTTAATATGAAGCTTGAAGAACTCTTAGATGATATACGAAAAGGACACGCTTTTGGTCCGTGCGATGCAG TTCTCCATACTGTTGAATTCCAAAAACGTGGCCTTCCACATGGACATATCATTTTATGGACCTCCACTGATACATTGCAGCTGACTCCAACATTAATTGATTCTTTTGTGAGCGCCCAGATACCTGACCCAAAGATTGATCCACTGGGCTATGCTCTTGTGTCCGAACACATGGTTCATGGCCCATGTGGAAAATACAACGTTAGCTGTCCCTGTATGAAGAATGGAAAATGTTCCAAGTTTTTCCCAAAACGCTACCAAGAAGAAACATGCGTCGATGCGGACGGCTTTGCTATATACAAGTGTTGCCAAAACGATTTATACATCGACAAAGGAGGCCTCCAGCTGGATAATAAGTGGGTTGTTCCACACAACATTTCGTTGCTGAAAAAATACCAGGCTCACATCAATGTTGAATGGTGCAACAAAACAACCTTCGTAAATTACCTCTTCAAATATGTGACCAAAGGTGCAGATTGTAGCAAAGTGTACCTCCAAAGAGTTAGGAACGCGGAAGATACTCCATATGACAAGGAAACTGAAACTGTCAATGAAATAAAGGAGTACTTAGATTGTCGCTACATCTGTGAGCAAGACACTTGTTGGCGTGTATTTGGATTCGACATTCACAGGCACTATCCTTCTGTTGAGAGGATGCCCGTTCATTTGCCCAACGACAACTTCATCACGTTTAGTGCCAAGGCCAAGATGGATAGGGTTCTGTCACAGGAATTTTTACGCAAAACAATGCTTACTGAATGGTTCATAGCTAACCAACTACATCCTGAGGCTAGAGAGCTTACTTACTGTCAGTTCCCTTCTAAATGGAGATGGGAAGCAAAATCAAGGTCATGGGAAAAACGTTGCCACCACCGTCCCAAAATATGCCGCCTAGGTTATGTGCACCCCTCTGCAGTGGAACGTTTTTACCTTAGGATGCTCCTGCTGGTGGTCAAAGGAGCACTCAGTTTCACAGACCTCAGATATCACAACGGTATTCAACATCCTACATTTAAAGAGGCCTGTAGATCTCGTGGCCTCCTTGGCGATGATCAGGAGTGGTACAATGCTTTTGATGAGGCTGCGGCTGGGGCTACGTCAGCACAGCTGCAGAATCTATTTGTGACTATGATCCTTTTTTGTGAAGTTGGAGATGAATATGCCTTCTTTGAAAAAGTCTGGCGCCTCTTGGCTGATGACATTCAATATCAGTTTAGGGATATAGTAGGTCACAAGAATTACCAGATGCTTGACAGTCATATTAGAGACTACTTGCTCGATGAATTGTCAACAATATTTGCCAAAAGTGGTTCTAAGTAG
- the LOC136529269 gene encoding uncharacterized protein, with protein sequence MDATIQGDTSGSSASVSVSAPEAGSSIPGHKRGYVPARHVVSTPRATGCRRKRKQKLNQCCLAQRGNSAAGSIDSRCVHFDEPFIEALKASYPGRSYHGSPDLQFPYCHAVFWYSERVKRESSYRARKVVYNGCCKGGKVSTTVSTTPRTFDLIGKV encoded by the exons ATGGATGCAACTATTCAGGGAGATACGTCGGGATCAT CTGCTTCGGTGTCGGTGTCGGCGCCTGAGGCAGGATCTTCTATACCAGGACATAAAAGAGGCT ATGTCCCTGCCCGCCATGTTGTTTCCACTCCTCGTGCTACTGGATGTCGCCGGAAACGGAAACAAAAATTAAATCAGTGTTGCTTGGCTCAAAGAG GAAATTCTGCCGCTGGTTCGATAGATTCCAGATGCGTACATTTCGACGAGCCCTTCATAGAAGCACTAAAAG CATCATATCCAGGAAGATCATACCATGGCTCACCGGATTTGCAATTCCCCTACTGCCATGCTGTCTTCTGGTACAGCGAAAGGGTTAAGCGTGAATCATCATACCGTGCAAGAAAGGTGGTTTATAACGGTTGCTGTAAAGGCGGGAAAGTCTCTACCACCGTTTCTACCACGCCCAGAACCTTTGACCTCATTGGCAAGGTTTGA
- the LOC136527110 gene encoding uncharacterized protein has product MQPASLAELSSHPAAYQYAPCFLRPARIDRPAPVGAAAPALARLIASCSPSAAALGAGCPCPRRIASSLPSATAAQLGTWIWQQFAPLSSSSVPSLLPQIYCRQHQLQANREIMVLKHQQMCLCLAWSMSVASSLCW; this is encoded by the exons ATGCAGCCCGCGAGCCTGGCCGAGCTCTCATCTCATCCAGCAGCCTACCAATACGCCCCTTGTTTCCTCCGCCCCGCCCGCATCGACCGGCCGGCCCCCGTCGGCGCGGCCGCCCCAGCACTGGCCAGGCTCATCGCTTCTTGCTCtccgtcggcggcggcgctcggTGCTGGCTGCCCTTGCCCGCGGCGCATCGCCTCTTCCCTTCCGTCGGCGACGGCGGCTCAGCTGGGCACCTGGATCTGGCAGCAGTTCGCGcccttgtcctcctcctccgtcCCGTCGCTGCTCCCCCAG ATATACTGCCGCCAACACCAGCTCCAAGCAAACAGGGAAATCATGGTCCTCAAACACCAGCAG ATGTGTTTATGCTTGGCATGGTCCATGTCTGTTGCCTCCTCTTTGTGCTGGTGA